A single genomic interval of Sceloporus undulatus isolate JIND9_A2432 ecotype Alabama chromosome 2, SceUnd_v1.1, whole genome shotgun sequence harbors:
- the LOC121922963 gene encoding zinc finger protein 436-like isoform X3, with protein METHQEMPLCSISSAPCPKEAPPVLEKQPPAQEPAGEPSPKRPRGRPKGSKNKSPSKAAQKEPTGEPSPKRSRGRPKGSKNKNPSVAAQKVIIPKQKKPTERPYPKRPRGRPKGSKNKGLFQAAQKVPYNKRASGQEGSKRWGTPVSGQEREQSQQANRALLITQGEEGSQPLTSSVAAAQEQSASREPLKRGQGRPRKQPQLPVSFEEMAVYFIKEEQDLMDQGHSSLYKEVRMKDNGNMVSPGGNEQEKERFVEASMRSPETTKTLVEKESFGNQKELKRQKRNKSKNWRKNSSVSQEQDICELLTQQENYKEKKRINCSVCGKIFQSKFHLNIHCRIHTVEKPYECLKGGKCCSRTGHLPAYQRTPVEEKSYKCMECGNSFSQRAHLHSHQKTHTVEKPYKCMECGKSFSESGDLKLHQRTHKGKKPYMCMECGKSFSNHSKLRKHQKTNKGEKPYKCTKCGKTFRQNVHLHSHQRTPTGEKPYMCMEYGKSFNNSGSLRSHQKIHTGEKSHKCIDCGKTFSFMQTLRSHQRTHTGERPYMCMVCGKSFYWIGSLRLHQRFHTGEKPYKCLKCGRTFSHNHNLHSHQRTHTGEKPYKCIQCGKGFSQSIHLSSASPIFIFPTWWWWWWFLPKCSSAHYTTKFQDPWDIVRVVKGKS; from the exons GAACCAACAGGAGAACCATCTCCTAAAAGATCAAGAGGAAGACCGAAAGGAAGCAAAAACAAGAATCCATCTGTAGCAGCTCAGAAGGTGATTATTCCAAAGCAAAAG AAACCAACGGAAAGGCCATATCCTAAAAGACCAAGAGGAAGACCTAAAGGAAGCAAAAACAAGGGTCTATTTCAAGCAGCTCAGAAG GTGCCATACAACAAGCGAGCCAGCGGGCAGGAGGGGAGCAAAAGATGGGGAACACCAGTGAGTGGACAAGAAAGAGAGCAATCCCAGCAAGCAAATAGAGCCTTGTTGATCACACAAGGTGAAGAAGGTAGCCAGCCTTTGACTTCttctgtggcagcagcccaggagCAATCTGCCAGCAGAGAACCACTGAAGAGGGGACAAGGGAGACCTAGGAAGCAGCCACAA CTCCCAGTCTCCTTTGAAGAAATGGCTGTTTATTTCATCAAGGAGGAGCAGGATCTCATGGATCAGGGCCATAGTTCTCTCTACAAGGAAGTCAGAATGAAAGATAATGGGAACATGGTGTCTCCAG GAGGTAATGAACAGGAGAAGGAACGTTTTGTGGAGGCATCCATGCGATCACCAGAAACAACAAAGACTCTTGTGGAGAAAGAGTCCTTTGGAAATCAAAAGGAATTGAAAAggcaaaagagaaacaaatcaaAGAATTGGAGAAAGAACTCCTCGGTTTCTCAGGAGCAGGATATTTGTGAACTCCTGACTCAGCAGGAAAActataaagagaaaaaaaggataaACTGTTCTGTCTGTGGAAAAATATTCCAATCTAAATTTCACTTAAACATACATTGCAGGATTCACACAGTGGAAAAACCATATGAGTGCCTGAAAGGCGGAAAGTGCTGCAGTCGGACTGGACATCTTCCTGCATATCAAAGAACCCCAGTAGAGGAGaaatcatataaatgcatggaatgtggaaatagttTCAGTCAGAGAGCGcatctacattcacatcaaaaaacccacacagtggagaaaccatataaatgcatggaatgtggaaagagcttcagcgAGAGTGGAGATCTAAAGTTACATCAGAGAACCCACAAAGGGAAGAAGCCATATatgtgcatggaatgtggaaagagcttcagtaacCATTCAAAACTACGTAAACATCAAAAAACCAACaaaggggagaaaccatataaatgcacaaaatgtgGAAAGACCTTCCGTCAGAATGTACATCTACATTCACATCAGAGAACCCCCACAGGTGAGAAGCCGTATATGTGCATGGAATATGGAAAGAGTTTCAATAATAGTGGAAGTCTTCGTTCACATCAgaaaatccacacaggggagaaatcGCATAAATGCATAGACTGTGGAAAGACCTTCTCTTTTATGCAAACTttacgttcacatcaaagaactcacacggGAGAGAGGCCATATATGTGCATGgtatgtggaaagagcttctacTGGATTGGAAGTCTACGCTTACATCAGAGAttccacacaggggaaaaaccatacaaatgcctaAAGTGTGGAAGGACCTTCTCTCATAATCATAATTTACATTcccatcaaagaacccacacaggagagaaaccatataaatgcatacaATGTGGAAAGGGCTTCAGTCAGAGTATTCATCTTAGTAGCGCTAGTCCGATTTTTATTTTCCCgacgtggtggtggtggtggtggtttctgCCCAAATGTTCTAGTGCCCACTACACTACAAAATTCCAGGATCCATGGGACATAGTCAGAGTAGTTAAAGGGAAATCATAG